In one Leptospira levettii genomic region, the following are encoded:
- a CDS encoding fibronectin type III domain-containing protein, translated as MFRNTKQKIAIGTILFIIGLIVVSFQTKPITGKTETKSSLKKPGLTPDPFALYQSIPPYSSQVSHSDLPSNIDLSVDFPVPMDQGTGKDNVGFTVGYGLISYLEAQKKGIRNLSAIGPNSANGQKLLYSANFIYNQLNSGKDQAVSLLDALVLATSRGSVPIELMNESSNNLRVRPKANIVEIGRKARLGRIYKIEPHDLSSIKLALAEKKPVLIGYLVYENFLNPKPDAVFQQGSGEVIGAQSLVILGYNDKKKAFKVWNTWGTNWGDQGYLWISYESFPKHTKSIYVANPSEGNQLLTESKLMNELESLEFGEHNLFPPKEVYASRGDYSDRIRISWSSEKRAIGYEVYRKRKIDTKYQLVGLSKQPYFDDFGVQKNTAYHYKVASLDENYLSKPSIDSNDGYASEPTKPAGILPVTNLRASVAPTNDRILLEWENQSIPTTYVVYKWNAMARIFRFLGKTEKNSYTDLKASRNGDNEIYQVVPERNQLEGESSYYVSAHLDPSEVLKPRPEHFTASKGLYPGVTVLQWEGSPSATAYHIFRKTNGSWKRIAKTTDLLYKDEETSGKESFYAVTAEFEGDLYSFPSEPDIGYASLIAGRSLIVKAPELTITENRKSGELWFSWNLIPKVTSYKILMRKKNEEDWSLVKETSESNFKLQNLSKNEFYFFVIQSVQKGVGESLYSSPVTAVLSETVPDIKKVKTFGESAIQKFIGPWTAMYWDGKNKVKPVRLTIEAEDAEGNIVMKWNENPIFRGKNIVDSDLIEEKGKWKIKLSPNYESLSGEFEDKGLVPEKSQLSFIRE; from the coding sequence ATGTTTCGGAATACAAAACAAAAAATTGCAATTGGTACTATATTATTTATCATTGGACTAATCGTTGTTAGTTTCCAAACAAAACCGATTACTGGTAAAACAGAAACTAAATCTTCTCTTAAAAAACCAGGACTGACTCCAGACCCATTTGCCTTATACCAAAGTATTCCACCTTACAGTTCTCAGGTTTCCCATTCAGATTTACCTTCCAATATCGACCTAAGTGTCGACTTTCCGGTTCCGATGGACCAAGGTACAGGAAAAGATAACGTAGGTTTTACAGTCGGTTATGGTCTAATTTCGTATTTAGAAGCTCAGAAAAAAGGGATTCGTAATTTATCTGCGATTGGTCCAAATTCTGCCAATGGTCAAAAACTTCTTTATTCAGCAAATTTCATTTATAACCAATTGAACAGTGGGAAAGACCAAGCAGTTTCCTTACTCGATGCCTTGGTTCTTGCAACGAGTAGAGGTTCTGTCCCCATTGAGCTAATGAATGAATCCAGTAATAATCTAAGGGTTCGACCAAAAGCAAACATTGTGGAAATAGGCCGAAAAGCGAGGCTTGGTCGAATTTATAAAATTGAACCTCACGATCTTTCCTCCATAAAACTTGCATTAGCTGAAAAAAAACCAGTTTTGATTGGTTATTTAGTCTATGAAAATTTTCTAAATCCAAAACCAGATGCCGTTTTCCAACAAGGAAGTGGAGAAGTTATAGGAGCCCAATCCCTTGTGATTTTGGGTTATAATGACAAAAAGAAAGCGTTTAAAGTTTGGAATACTTGGGGAACAAATTGGGGGGACCAAGGGTATCTTTGGATTTCTTATGAAAGTTTCCCCAAACACACCAAATCGATTTATGTTGCGAATCCCTCAGAGGGGAACCAACTACTCACAGAATCCAAATTGATGAATGAATTAGAGTCATTGGAATTTGGTGAACATAATTTATTCCCACCAAAAGAAGTGTATGCATCTAGAGGTGATTATTCTGATCGGATTCGAATCTCATGGTCGAGTGAAAAACGAGCCATTGGGTACGAAGTGTACAGAAAACGTAAAATTGATACAAAATACCAACTTGTTGGACTTTCCAAACAACCCTACTTTGATGATTTTGGTGTTCAAAAGAATACTGCCTATCATTACAAAGTAGCAAGCTTAGATGAAAATTATTTATCCAAACCTTCCATTGACTCAAACGATGGATATGCGTCAGAGCCGACAAAACCTGCAGGAATTTTACCTGTTACTAATTTAAGAGCATCTGTTGCACCAACAAATGACCGTATCTTGTTAGAATGGGAAAACCAATCCATCCCAACTACATATGTTGTTTACAAATGGAATGCAATGGCACGGATTTTCCGCTTTTTAGGAAAAACTGAAAAAAATTCTTACACAGATTTAAAAGCTAGTCGTAATGGTGATAACGAAATTTACCAAGTTGTTCCAGAAAGAAACCAACTAGAAGGAGAATCTAGTTATTACGTATCAGCGCATTTAGATCCTTCTGAAGTTTTAAAACCAAGACCTGAACATTTCACCGCTTCCAAAGGTTTGTATCCTGGAGTGACCGTCTTACAATGGGAAGGTTCTCCAAGTGCAACTGCATACCATATCTTTCGAAAAACAAATGGTTCCTGGAAACGCATTGCAAAAACCACAGACCTACTTTACAAAGACGAGGAAACTTCTGGAAAAGAATCTTTTTATGCAGTCACAGCAGAATTCGAAGGGGATTTGTATAGTTTCCCATCTGAACCAGATATCGGATATGCATCACTCATTGCAGGAAGGTCTTTAATTGTAAAGGCTCCGGAACTAACCATTACAGAAAATCGAAAATCGGGAGAACTCTGGTTTAGTTGGAATTTGATTCCAAAGGTCACTTCTTATAAAATTCTCATGAGAAAAAAGAATGAAGAAGATTGGAGTTTGGTTAAAGAAACTTCAGAATCTAATTTTAAATTACAGAATCTTTCCAAAAACGAATTTTACTTTTTTGTAATTCAATCTGTTCAAAAAGGAGTTGGGGAAAGTTTGTATTCTTCACCAGTCACCGCTGTTTTATCGGAAACTGTTCCCGATATTAAAAAAGTAAAAACATTTGGTGAATCCGCCATACAGAAGTTTATCGGGCCTTGGACTGCAATGTATTGGGATGGCAAAAACAAAGTGAAACCAGTTCGATTGACCATCGAAGCCGAAGATGCGGAAGGAAACATTGTTATGAAATGGAATGAAAATCCAATCTTTCGTGGCAAAAATATTGTAGATTCCGATCTAATTGAAGAAAAAGGAAAATGGAAAATTAAACTTTCTCCAAATTATGAATCCTTATCAGGTGAATTTGAAGATAAAGGTTTAGTCCCAGAAAAAAGCCAACTATCATTCATTCGCGAATAA
- a CDS encoding energy transducer TonB, whose protein sequence is MKSFTLFLQYKLRRFGLFRASLFVSVSLHVMCYLIYFVLTLPSEAAFQETSLEDVDVSFEEIPPELIGGTSSPAPVEKQEWVEGSNKDAEDKPDNSDLNPNQLSGNGTDKDGFLFSFNGDRPPTPIIDFDLKAYFPEAAKSANISQKTVVVMVQVDEQGVLQGVKIVSGRAGYGFDEAAIRIIQRARFTPGYDKGKPTRMAHRLPISFDLEED, encoded by the coding sequence ATGAAATCATTTACATTGTTTTTACAATACAAACTCAGGCGGTTCGGTCTTTTCCGAGCAAGTTTGTTTGTTTCTGTGAGTTTACATGTAATGTGTTATTTGATATATTTTGTTCTAACTTTGCCAAGTGAAGCTGCCTTTCAAGAAACTTCATTGGAAGATGTGGATGTCTCCTTTGAAGAAATTCCACCAGAACTCATTGGTGGCACATCAAGCCCCGCTCCTGTCGAAAAACAAGAATGGGTGGAAGGATCGAACAAAGATGCCGAAGACAAACCTGATAATTCTGACTTAAACCCAAACCAACTTTCAGGGAATGGTACAGACAAAGATGGATTTTTGTTTTCATTTAATGGTGACAGGCCTCCCACACCCATCATTGATTTTGATTTAAAAGCATATTTCCCTGAAGCAGCCAAATCGGCAAACATTAGCCAAAAGACAGTTGTTGTCATGGTGCAAGTTGACGAACAAGGTGTACTCCAAGGAGTCAAAATTGTTTCGGGACGAGCAGGGTATGGATTCGATGAAGCTGCCATTAGAATCATCCAACGTGCAAGGTTTACACCTGGCTATGACAAAGGAAAACCAACTCGGATGGCACATAGATTGCCCATCAGTTTTGATTTAGAAGAGGATTAA
- a CDS encoding MotA/TolQ/ExbB proton channel family protein — MQDFVDIGEKIIFLVMLFASILAIAVFIERLIVYKRNFNKESESLLDSLTLLIRHRDLKGTEKLLESHPMENSYTRFIHFVLEREKENHKGLSELMEGKILKERLSLEERLPILNTLGNNTPFIGLLGTVLGVIKAFYGLGTLGNSGAEVVMRSISTALLATAAGLAVAIPVVMANNYFTRKMKLVLGQLEILSKEIHASFITSGKHNQSSSSTPNIHH, encoded by the coding sequence ATGCAAGATTTCGTAGACATTGGTGAAAAAATCATCTTTCTCGTGATGTTATTCGCGAGTATCCTCGCCATTGCTGTTTTCATCGAAAGGTTAATTGTTTATAAACGCAATTTTAACAAAGAATCTGAATCACTTCTCGATTCACTCACACTTCTGATTCGCCACCGTGATCTAAAAGGTACGGAAAAATTACTCGAAAGCCATCCTATGGAAAATTCTTACACACGTTTCATTCATTTTGTTTTGGAACGCGAAAAAGAAAACCACAAAGGATTATCGGAACTCATGGAAGGAAAAATTCTAAAAGAACGACTCAGTTTAGAGGAACGACTTCCGATTCTCAACACACTTGGGAACAATACTCCTTTTATCGGGCTTTTGGGAACTGTGCTTGGGGTGATCAAAGCATTCTATGGTTTAGGAACTTTAGGGAATTCTGGTGCAGAAGTGGTGATGCGTAGTATTTCCACTGCCCTACTTGCCACTGCTGCTGGTCTTGCCGTTGCGATTCCAGTTGTAATGGCAAATAACTACTTCACTCGTAAGATGAAATTGGTATTAGGACAATTGGAAATCCTTTCTAAAGAAATCCATGCTAGTTTCATCACTAGCGGAAAACACAACCAATCTTCTAGTTCTACACCTAACATCCACCATTAA